ccaggaatattatagccaaattccaaaattcccaaatcaaagagaaaattctaaaagctgccagaaacagacaattccactggtgaggctccatagtcaggattacataggaatTGGTAGCATTTaaattaagggtttgtagggattggaatatcatattctgaaaggcaaaagatcttgatttacaactgagaatcaactactcagcaaaactgaacatcctctttcaggggaaaagatggattttttcaatgaaagagtggactttcaaactttcctaatgagactaccagagctgaacacaaagtttgatctccaagtacaggacgctggtgaaccatagagggagtggaagagggagactaactatgaggaacttgatgatgtggaattgtttgtattcctgcatgggatgaAGATATTGctaactcatgtgaactttctcatttataagagctgttagaaggaatgcataggaaggagcagaatatgatataatgtagtaaagggatggagtcaatggacgATGGGGGAAagtattgggagaaaggaaaaggagattaagaagAAGATGAGACATTGTACataagagtcaaaacaaagatttttaaatggaggggagtggggaagacaagggggaatgagtgagccttcattctcatcagaaatggctcagggaggaaatgacacaaggaaatgacatgcacacttactagggtgaggaaatctgtcttgccctggagaaggatgggagaaaagggactggatgagggggaatggggggagggaaaggggaataggtgatagaagagagggaagatcgagggagagggcaTTTAGATGCAatatacttttggacagggccaggatgaaaggagagagagaatagaataaatgagagtggggagaaatacaGTGGAGgaacagctagtaatagcaactgagggaaaaatattgaagcagcttctctggtggatttatgataggAAAAGCAACTCACCACAGAGCcactgaaatctgaacacagactaaagtacatttttttctctctattcttgaggtttacCATCTTCCTgagagggggagggggtttatgattattcttatgtttactcttataacttTCAATTTACAGACTGTCAGATAGCTTTGGGGGGTGGAAGGGaagagggggggaaattgtataattcagagccttgcaaaaaataatggctacatattactattgtatataattggaaaacaaataaaatgataaatcttaAATAGAATTGAACTCTCCTTGATAATACCAAAGCAAAGAATCAGGAATCCAAATTTAtgactgaatagaaaaatgacaaaagtggCTAGTTTGGATAGGCAGTAAATTTGTCTTTCTCATGGATCTTCAAACACTCagtaaaaaatatattccttgatGTGATAGAGAATGATTTTTCTTCACCTTCAGGTTTATTTTATGAGGATACTTTTAAAGTTCCTAATCAATCACTCATCAATTTATAATCGAATGATTACCATATTGATGAGGTTAACCAAAATCTTTCTGTTACTTAAACATGCTGTGAGTATTTTCACTAAGTTatagtttttaggtttttataattTGACACAAACTAATTGAAATAGATTGTAGCTTAAAGAATACCTTTTATTCCTTCTTAACAGTCTAAAAGTATGATAAGAAAAATTTTTGGTAGGGATCATAACATTATTTCCTCTAAATAATTATAAGAAACCAACAAATCAGATGTGTCTTTGAGGAGTagctttaaaatgaggaaatgtgaAAAGCTCATAATTATACTAAAATATGCtcgatttcttgaaaaataaaaataagccatTTATGTCTTCTGATACTcatcaatataagaaaaaaaagaatcaaaagctAAATTCAGTGCTAGTGAGAATGAGAAATGTTCAAACATATTCAATGCTATCAAAAATTACaattttgtataattattttgGGAAAGATACAGCAACTTATAATAAAAACTTGACATCCAAGTTAAGTCAACATTTATTTAGAATCTGGTCTATGACATgcattgaataaaataaatccattttgGCAAATGTacccagaaatatttttaaaacactcaaaattcaaatgattttattataataacttagtaatataaataaaaaacaaccaaaaaactttTCCAATTACctcagtttctgaatctgcctgtAACTCATTAGTTTCTATATAAATCTAGCAACAAAatctatgcatatatttaaatccaactttccttttactctttcaATAAACTCCTCTCTATAAATatagatgtataaatataaaaaagcataaacatgtagaaatgaatataaatggaaaagaaatgaatgctgttgttaaatatatagatttaaatataaatatttctattatacCTAATATTGATAGATATTTCTATAGACATAAATAGAtctaaaataacatttatataaaattccaATGGTTATTCACACATGtgcatataaaaatacatttgtcAATATGCATTTCTGTATTGCTTTGTtatgtatttcttattttttgtttaagagaaaagcaaaggaattttttcttaggtgaatttaaaaaaagttgaagttCCTTTCCAGAAATAATGAgctgatttttttcatgttttacctTCTGACCTTAAGTGCCTACCAATTATTTCATAAGCACAGAATTTCTCATTCAATTTCTGAACATATTCACCAAATATTCTAAATGCATCCTTGATGATACAGAATAAATAGAGAAATTGAATTTCTAAAATTGAGAAGTATTCCAATTAATTAATGTAACTTGAATGGGCTGATTTAAGACAGGTAAGTGCAAACaataatcattcaatcaataattattgaaTAACTTTCATAGGGTGTGGCACAGATACAACAAGAAATGTGAAATGACTATAGTCATTCAAAGaccaagagagaaaatatttacatttaatagaaatataaagaatatgtACAAATATGATAGACAGTGATGACTGGCAGTAACATTTTGGGGAATTAAGACTACTTCATTAAGAAAATTAGACttaagctgagacttgaaggaaattaggagttctaaagggaaagagacataTATGTGAAGGACAATCAATGGAAATGTAGGGAGACAAGAGATGCATTGTAGGTCATGGGGAAGGAAACTTCTAAGCACTATCAGATAAAAATACACGAAACAGAACCAAGAATTTTACTGAGCCAAATCATTTTGGTACTAGTTGTTTTATTGCTGCAATGACATCCCTGTTCCTCAGACTGTATATTAGAGGATTAAAGAGTGGGGTCACAATAGTATAAAACAGGGCAACTACTTTGTCTACTCCTGGTGAGTGGCTAGACTTAGGTCTCAAATACACAATAAAAGCAGACCCATAGAATAGGCCCAAAACTATCAGGTGAGAGGAACAAGTAGAGAAGGCTTTGCGTCTCCCCATGGCAGATGGTAACTTCAGTATGTTCTTGATGATATTGGTATAATACCAGAATATCAACAGTGCAGGAAATGTAACAAAGATAAAAGTAccaaaaaaaacagatagctcaTTCAAGGAAGTATCTCCACACGCCAGTTTCAAAATTGGGGGAATGTCACAGAAAACATGATTGAGTTTATTagacccacagaaagacagagagaaaagctGGCATGTTTGTCCTATCTGAATTGGAATTCCAATTATCCAGGCTCCAGTAACCAGCTGATTACACTTTTTGGGGTTCATGATGAGAGGATAGTAGAGTGGCTTACAGATAGCCACATAACGATCATAGGCCATCACAGTCAGAAAGAAGCATTCGGTGCCTCCTAGACTAAGGAGAAAACCAAGCTGCACAGCACAAGCTACTAAAGAAATACTTTTCTTCTGGGTCCAAAGGTCTGATAACATTCTTGGCATAGTCACTGTTGTGTAGCAGatttctaagaaagaaaaatttccaagaaAAAAGTACATAGGGCTTTGGAGAGCAGCAGTAACTTTGGTAATGACAATGATGAGGCCATTTCCAACCAGGATACTTGTATAGATTATTACAAAAGTGCCAAAGAGAAATCCTTGGAGGCTTGGAAGATCAGAAAATCCCAGGAGAATGAATTCCATCACCATGCTGGTATTTGtttctgccatttttttctctgtattacagtgtgaaaattaatgaaatcatagaaatcAAATCAATGCATCTTTCTATGTCAACTGTCTTTTCCTATAAAATGAATGCTTTCAATTGCCCTAGACATAAATAATATACTCTCATTGACTTTCAGTATTCTATGATTTCAAGttcattttaattgtattagCCAGAGAATTACAAAACCACAAAATTTCAGAGTCGAAAGGGATGTTAGCAGTTATTTCATCCATTATATACTAGGAAAATAGTCCCCATTCCAACTCAAGTGACAAATCAATTATCCAGATTCTCATATTTGTGAACTTTCATTGAAGGAACTGTTTACATCCttgataaaattttaatgatgataatttttctatatttattaataaatcagtctctccttgtctctgtctctttctctctctttctatctctttgtctttgtctcgatctctctctttttctttctctctacttcaTCATGGCATTAATTCTAAAgtgtattttttaactttttattctttgttcccAATTTGTCTTTTGAATCTAATCACCTTTTAACTTTGTATATCCTGTAATCTGATTTATATTCTGAGTATTGTCTTCTGTATGAAAAGCATTTAACATGGCAACATAAAGCATGAATTGAATACCTTTAAAAACAGAAAGCAGATGTTTAGGTGCCTTTCATATCAAAGTGAAGAGAATTAATCCCATAATTATTCTTGGAAAATCCACTTTTTCTCAGTACAAGGCAATATTTCATAGACTTTTTATGTGTTCATCCTTtggttcaaatatttttaaatctcatttcaaACAACTGCTTTGTTTAGCCAAGATTTTTGTTATCCTTCAAATAAGCCT
The Macrotis lagotis isolate mMagLag1 chromosome 3, bilby.v1.9.chrom.fasta, whole genome shotgun sequence genome window above contains:
- the LOC141516909 gene encoding olfactory receptor 10AG1-like; the protein is MAETNTSMVMEFILLGFSDLPSLQGFLFGTFVIIYTSILVGNGLIIVITKVTAALQSPMYFFLGNFSFLEICYTTVTMPRMLSDLWTQKKSISLVACAVQLGFLLSLGGTECFFLTVMAYDRYVAICKPLYYPLIMNPKKCNQLVTGAWIIGIPIQIGQTCQLFSLSFCGSNKLNHVFCDIPPILKLACGDTSLNELSVFFGTFIFVTFPALLIFWYYTNIIKNILKLPSAMGRRKAFSTCSSHLIVLGLFYGSAFIVYLRPKSSHSPGVDKVVALFYTIVTPLFNPLIYSLRNRDVIAAIKQLVPK